The segment AGAAAACCATGACCGGCAGCTTCTGCCGGAATGTAGCCTTCGTGGCCGTCACGAGTCCGTACGAAAAAccattgtttgaaatttttcagaCCCTTCTCCTGGTACTCTTTGCAGGCCAGCAGCGTGACCACGTCGCCCTTTTGCACGTTGACGGAATCCGAACAGTAGCTGTCGGTTATGGCCAGCAGGGTCTGCCGGACTGCGGCTGTTGAGCGCAGGTTATTGCTGCTATTGTTGCTGACTAACTTaacattattgttattgttattattattagtattattaCTGCTACTATAACTAATATTGTTTACAGTCTTATGGTAATGTCCTCCATTGATGACACTGCTGGTTGAACCGCTACCGGCGCTGCCACTTTTTACCAGAATTTtgtgaagatgatgatgatgatgaaacaCGGGCTGAGACTGCAGGGAACAGTAATCTCCTCCGTTAGTTACAGTAGCACCGGTGGCAGTGGCATcggttttctcttttgtttgttCAAAGTTCAGCACTTTTTCCAGTTTGCTACCGTTTCCGATGAGCACCTTGTTCGTAAGTTTAAGTTGAGCAAATTGTGTCTGTGAGTCAACCGATTTAAGCTGATTAGCTACTCGCAGGTACAGCGAGTCTAGGTTTTTCTCGCTATTGCATGTGACCGACGTTACACTGCGGCTGCTGGTTCCCCCTCGCTTCAGCCTGGGCGTTCGGCGACCTTCCGAACGTGTGCCGCCGCGTAGTTGTTGAATTTCCTTTTCACTGTCGGTCAGGTTTCCGCTTGGCCGGGGAAAAACGTCCTTGTTCGATTCCCAACATGGCGTCGGTTTCGAAGTCGAGCTCGATCTGCGAAAAAATACAGGTTAATTTGAAGCAACAGATGGATTAGctaacaacaaaatgtaaggTTTACTACTAGTATTTACTCCTCTGAGAAGATACGAAGTAAACCTTTTTGTTTTACAACTACTGAAGGCAGTAGCTAGGCACCGCCCACTCACCTTTGGTTTGGTGGCAATATTCCCAGCGGCAGGCACGTTTCGTATGCTACGTAACCCTCCTCGGCGTGCGGTGTTTGCACGTACAgccagttttgatttttgaacacGGCATTTACGACCATCCCGAGGGGCAGCGGGATCTCGATCTGGTAACTGCCGGGGCGGGTTTGGTAGAGGGTGGCAGCTGAGGACAGTACCACCGGAATGTTACCCGGCGAGGACAAGGAACATTTCGAGAGAAACTCGTCGACATTTTGAATCTCGTAGCCGAACCGTTGCGAGCGGTAGCGTTCCCGTCGGCGTCGGTGGCGATGCTTCTTAGAGGAGGATGGTTCCGAAACGGTGGTATAGAGGGAGGGCTCCGAGTAGGTATTTTTCAACGAAACTGCCGCTGATTTTTCCTTCAGCAACTGGTCTTCTTGGTTTAGATTAATGATAAtactgttattgttgttgttattattattattattgttattgttatttagCAGGACGTCAACGGTCTCGCTCTGAACTAAGCTGGGATATATCTGAGAGCGCTCCTTTTTCCTTAGCCGATCGCTATTCTTCCGATAGCTTCGATTACTTTTGCGATAAATGCCGTTGTGGTTATGATGCTCACTTGCTGCGGCTGCTGTGGCTCCATTTTGCGCAATGCAATTGCCGCTGGCTTTTAGCTTCAGCTCATTGTGGTACTCCGTCAGATTATTATCGCTGACGtacttttcgctaaacaagcgctCCTTGCTGCGTGTGCGGGATTTCTTTCTGACTGGAACCACAAGTTGGCTACCGGTTGTGGTGTTCGGCGGTTGAACAGGTGCCGAGCTGTTGCCAATGATCGCTTTCACAGGTGATGCTCGGCGCGATTGAGTCACgtgctgatgatgatggtgatggagATTGACATTCGGTGGGCTTACCGATCGTCGGTGACTCCGGGAAGAATGctgacgctgctgctgctgttgttgtgatTGCTGTTGCGATTGTTCACGTAGGACCCATGTAAGTGATATCTTCGGTCTTCGGATGCTCAAGTTCTGACCCATATCACAGACGGTCGTCGTGGTTTCGGTAGTTTGACTATCGGTTCCCGTGGTCGATGTACTAGGTATGTCAGCATTGGTTGCGGTCGCAATTTGAACGGCAGAGAGGCTTTGGTTTAGTTCTTCTATTTCTACGTAGACGTCTTGGTCGTTGCTGTTGGCGTTCGATGCTGGCTCGGGGGAGTTTCGTCCGGATTGTGGATCTGCGGTAATCTTACAAGTACGTACCAAATCCGGGCAAAATGCATCTTGACCTATGGATAAGTGAAAGAAAACATATTCtttaataaatatatatatgaaatgcgacatgaaattggacttgacttTAGGAATTAAatcggacatgaaattagactttaaattgacatgaaagaagtcacaattatggatcaatTTAGTCTTGAAGTTTTATTTCAGATTGATATAAaagttgcacttgaaattggcttGAGGTTGGACCTGAATTTTGAGTTCGAATTCGACctaaaattagacacgaaatcgGAATTATATATTACTGAAAAGCAAGAAATTGGACTTAAGTTTAAACCAACTTAGACTAAAATCTTAATTGAATTGGAAATTGGACTCTAAATTaagcttgaatttgaacttcaaattagacttgcaatgaaacatgaaattggacttgaaataggttTTAAGGTTGAACTGGAAACTTTACTTGAAACTAGTCTTGAATTGGacgttaaattggacttgaaattaaagttgaactcgaaatagaatttaaagttgaatttaattttttacttGCAATCGAAAATGAAACTCGACTTtaatttagacttgaaatacCGGgctttattttttagtttttttttcacgtgTAATTTTGTAGCGCAAGTGAGGCACGTTTCTCAGTGGGCCTGGGCACGCCTGTGTCGATTTATCAAAAACAAATATCTAAAAATCTATTACTTTCTCTCGAGGAATCTGTATTTTCGTGAGCtaagcgtttttttttcaagtgtggACCATTGATCTCATTGCATTGCgaggacttttgcactgtcaaaaaGGATAATTATAGAATTCACCATGAAGAAAGGGTGAGAAGCCTAAggataaacccatgctaaaatcaCTAGACATCGGATGGACTGATTCTACTGAAATTCTACAAAGAGTAACTTAACAATTCTT is part of the Sabethes cyaneus chromosome 2, idSabCyanKW18_F2, whole genome shotgun sequence genome and harbors:
- the LOC128737860 gene encoding uncharacterized protein DDB_G0281497 — translated: MGQNLSIRRPKISLTWVLREQSQQQSQQQQQQRQHSSRSHRRSVSPPNVNLHHHHHQHVTQSRRASPVKAIIGNSSAPVQPPNTTTGSQLVVPVRKKSRTRSKERLFSEKYVSDNNLTEYHNELKLKASGNCIAQNGATAAAASEHHNHNGIYRKSNRSYRKNSDRLRKKERSQIYPSLVQSETVDVLLNNNNNNNNNNNNNNSIIINLNQEDQLLKEKSAAVSLKNTYSEPSLYTTVSEPSSSKKHRHRRRRERYRSQRFGYEIQNVDEFLSKCSLSSPGNIPVVLSSAATLYQTRPGSYQIEIPLPLGMVVNAVFKNQNWLYVQTPHAEEGYVAYETCLPLGILPPNQRSSSTSKPTPCWESNKDVFPRPSGNLTDSEKEIQQLRGGTRSEGRRTPRLKRGGTSSRSVTSVTCNSEKNLDSLYLRVANQLKSVDSQTQFAQLKLTNKVLIGNGSKLEKVLNFEQTKEKTDATATGATVTNGGDYCSLQSQPVFHHHHHLHKILVKSGSAGSGSTSSVINGGHYHKTVNNISYSSSNNTNNNNNNNNVKLVSNNSSNNLRSTAAVRQTLLAITDSYCSDSVNVQKGDVVTLLACKEYQEKGLKNFKQWFFVRTRDGHEGYIPAEAAGHGFL